The nucleotide sequence CGCCACCTCGGCGCAGACCTGCTCGTAATGCGAGGTCTCACCCCGGATGACAGACCCGAGGCAGATCACGGCGTCGAATTTGCGCGACAGCGCAAGGCGGCGCGCGGCCACGGGAATCTCGAAGGCGCCCGGGACGCGCACCACCGTCATGTCCTTGTCCCCGACACCGTGCCGGCGCAGACAATCGAGCGCCCCTTCCAGGAGGCGCTCCGAGATGAAGTCGTTGAACCGGCTCATCACCAGGGCGATCCGGAGCCCCTTCCCGTCCAGGTTCCCTTCGACAATGCGCATCGACACGTATCCGCTCCAGTCGGTATTCCCGCGGTCCAGGGATCGTAGCGGCCGGCCGCGCGCGCTGTCAAGAACGGAGCCCTGGGAGTGTGTCCGAGTCAGGGAACGAGGCAGGGACGGAGGATGCCGGCCCAGGCGGTGGCGAAGACGGACTTGAGGACGACGTCGGACAGGAGCAGCACCCCGGCGACGAGGTACCAGGCGCGCCGCGAGCAGGCCGGGGGGACGGGAGGGCGGCCGAGCCTGCGACCGGCGGCGAACAGCAGCGGTTCCGCCAGGCAGAGACCGATGAGGACGAAGGCGGCCACACGCAGGACCGCCCAGGGCGGCCAGCCGAGCAGCAGCGCGGTTCCCGGGGCGCCGCCGACCGCGGCCAGCGAGCCGACGTAGAAGGACATGTAGCCGACCAGAATGGCACCGAGCGCTATCCCCAGCAGACCACCGGAGCCGGCCGACAGCAGGCTGAAGGCCAGAAGGTGCAGGAGGTGTTCCGGCACGAATCGAGCGGGATCGGTCTCGCGCCCGATGCCGCTCTTGATATACGCGAACATCTCCTCTCGGTAGGCGGGGCCATTGAGGACCACGCGCTCCATGGAGGCGGGGTCACGGCGGGTGAAGGCGATCACGGAAGCGGACAGCCCGGCGGCCCAGAGCAGCGCGGCCAGCGCCGCGGCGCCGCGCCGCCCGCGCAGGAGCAGAGCCGCCATCACGGGATAGACCGCCGCGGTGGCGAGGATCGGCAGAAGGGGCGGTCGCTGGCCGGCCCGGGCCAGGAGCACCACGAGCGGCGCCAGCAGGGCCGGGAGGGCGATCAGGCCGCCCGGCCAGTCCCGGTGGGCGCTGTGAGGGCCGAGGATCATCGACGGCCGCTGGACGGCCCGTCGACGCTGAGGAAATCGCGCAGCTCCCCGGCCCGGCCGTCGATTTCCGCAGTCGTCAGGGCGCCCAGACGCCGGAGGCTGAAATCCTCGACGCAGAAAGACGCGAGGACGCTGCCGTAGATCATCGCCTCGCGCAATCCGCGACCGCCGGTCTCGCCGCTTCTCGCCAGGTGCCCCATGAACCCGCCCGCGAAGCTGTCCCCGGCCCCGGTGGGGTCGACCGGCCTCTCGACCGGGTACGCAGGGACCGCGAAGTAGCGCCCCTCCGAGAAGAGCGCAGCGCCGTACTCTCCCCTCTTGATCACGAGAAAGCGCAGGCCGAGCGACAGGAGGCGACGGGCCGCCACGACGGTGTTCAGCTCTCCCGCGAGAAGACGCGCCTCCGAGTCGTTGATGATGAGTCCGTCCACTTCCACCAGAAGACGCTTCAGGGCCTCGTTCTTTCCTTCGATCCAGAAATTCATCGTGTCGCACGCGCTCAGGCGCGGCCGCGTCCGGCGCAGGACCTGCGACTGGAGATCCGGGTCGATGTTCCCCAGGAACAGGTTCGGCACATCCGCGTCCTCGGGGCGCAGCCGGGGCTGAAAGGACTCGAAGACATTGAGGTGGGTGGAGAGAGTCGTGCGCTCGTTCAAGTCGTCGGAGTACTCGCCGGACCACCGGAATGTCCGGCCTTCCAGGACCTCGATGCCGGACACGTCGATGCGGCGGGAGCGCAGGAGCCCCATCGGGGCCTCGCCGAAGTCCGTTCCGACGACGGCCACCATGCGCACGTCGGTGAAGTAGGACGCCGCGACGGCGCAGTAGGTCGCGGACCCGCCCAGAACCTCGTCGGCCGCCCCGTATGGAGTCTTCACGGAGTCGAACGCCACGGATCCGATCACCAGGAGCGGCACGTTCACTCCAGGTACTTTCCGACCAGAAGACCGAGCCGTTCGCGGGTCTCGCGGGGGATGCGACTTCTCTCGGTCAGGATGGCGTTCTTGAGGGCGGAGGCGCAGGGACAGGTCCGGTCGGCCGTCAGGCGGCCGGCCAGCCGCGCCAGGATCGCCTGCGCCATCGCGGCGTTGTCGTTGAGACGGGCGACCACCTCCTCCACCGTGACGGGGGTCTCCTCGGGGCGCCAGCAGTCGTAGTCGGTCACCATGGCGAGCGTCGCGTAGCAGATCTCCGCCTCGCGAGCCAGCTTCACCTCCTGCGCGTTTGTCATGCCGATGACGTCGGCCTTGAACGAGCGGAACAGGTGCGATTCGGCGCGCGTGGAGAACTGCGGCCCCTCGATGCACAGGTAGGCGCCGCCCCGGTGGACGCGCGCGCCGCACGCCCCCGCCGTCTCGAAGAGCAGCCCACCCAGGTCGGGGCACACCGGGTCGGCGAGCGAGACGTGCGCCACCAGACCCGCGCCGAAGAAGGTCGAAGGACGGTGCCGCGTCATGTCGATGAACTGGTCCGGCACGACCACGTCCAGCGGGTGCATCTCCTCACGCAGGCTGCCGACCGCGCTGATGGACACGATGCGCTCGATCCCCAGCGATTTGAAACCGTAGATGTTCGCACGGAAATTGATCTCGGAGGGGAGCATCCTGTGCCCGGCGCCGTGGCGCGACAGGAAGGCGACGTCCCGTCCGCCGAGAGTTCCCAGGACGTAGGCACCGCTCGGGTCGCCAAAGGGCGTGGTGATCGTCTTCTCCTGCCTGTCCTGCAGGCCGGCCATCCGGTACAGACCGCTGCCGCCGATGACTCCGAGCGCATTCATGGGAGGCTCCGTGAAAGGAAGCGAATCCTAACAAGCCCCCCCGCTTCAGTCAAGCAAACCGGCCCGCAGCGCGGGCTCCGCCCCCAGCCAGGAGCGGATCGTCCCGAGCGCGCGCTCGACCGCGGCCTCCCCGGCGTCGATGAGCCGGGCGGGGTCATCCGGCCAGGAGATCATCGTTCCGCGGCCGCGCACGTCGGGGCGGAGCACCAGGAGACGCTCACCGCACGCCGTCTCGAGGGAACGCCAGTAGTCCCGGCGGGCCTGGCGCAGGCAGACGACGAGCGACAGATCGACAGCGATCACACGGCGGGCGCAGAGCGGCGGGGCGAAGGCGCGCTCGACCGGCACGGCGGTGAACCAGCCCGCGTCAGCCAGGAACCGCGTCCTTCCGCCGGAGCGGGATACGAGCGGCGGAAACAGGAGCGGGATCGCCGCGGAAGCCTTGACCGCATCGGAGATGCCGATGCTGGCGGGGAGTCCCGGTCCGCCCACCACGAAAACCTCCTCCCGGGATCTGAGGTCGAAGGTCAGGATGCCCAGGCGCCTCACCCCATGGTGCAGCCGCTCGAACGAGGCGCGCTCCAGTCGATCGAGGTAGCCGGGGATCGCCCCGGCCCGTGCGGATGCGGCGCGGGACAGCCAGGGCACACGCCAGCGCGACAGGGCGAACGCGAAGAGCGACGAGGCGTCGAGCCGGCGCGACGCCTCGAGCATCTCGTCCGGATGCATCCCCACGGCCGCGTGCATCGCGGCGACGATGGCGCCGACGCTGCAGCCGACGATGGCCTCGATCGGCACGTTCGCGGCACGCAATCGCCTCAGAACGGCGGCATGGGCCACGCCGCGGGCTCCGCCGGCGCCGAGCACCAGGACGATTCCGGAGGCAGGAGGCGCCACGCGGACACGCTCCTAGGCGGGGTCCGGCCGGGTCAGACGGATCAGACAGATCTCCGATTCCCCGCGCGCTCTTCCGAACACTTCCAGAGTGGCGGGGCGCGGCCGCAGGAGAATGACGAACGCCGTGCGCCCCCCGCGCTCCTTCCGGGCCGCCGCGATCAGGAGCGGACGGCAGCGTCTCTCCACGACACGGGCTCCCCGGCGGGCCGCGGCCGCGGTCAGACCGTTCTGACGAAAGAAGTGGTCGCTGACCAGGCGGGTCAGGAGAACCAGGTCCGGGTCCGCGGGCAGGGTGAGGGTCAGGGTGTCCCCTTGTCGCGCCGTCACGAACCGGGTCCCGGGCCGGTCATCGCGTCTCCTGCCTTCCAGCGCACGCCCTTCACGGCCCCGAAACCTCGCGCTTCCGGGCCGCCCTGGGCTGTCTTGATGCGGATCGAGTGGAACGACTGCAGTTTAGGGATTGCCCGGGGGGGCTGTCAATCTCCCGACTGGCACCCGCCACACGCTTCCTTGCAACCACGGCACGCGACACCTAAATTTGTTCTTTCAGGGACTCAGGGGGACGTGTGTCGGTCGCGGGAACACTGGCGGTGGTCGACGAGCTGAGCCGGATGAAGGAGGACGCGCGCAAGGCGCGCCGGTTCCGGGTGTACGCCTACGCGCTCGGTCTCTGCGCGACGGCGGTCGTCGCCTTGAACGTGGCGCTGGCGCACGAACGGATCCGCGAGGATCTCCTGCCGGTCTTCGTCTTCTCGATGTTCATCGGGTTCGCGTGGTACTTCAGCTTCTCCATCTTCCCGCGCGCCAGTCTTTCGATCTCCCTCGACATGGCGTACCTGATGACCGCGGTGTGCGTGCTGCCTCAACCCCTGCCGCTCATCGTGGCGTTCGGCGGGGCCGTTCTCGGGTGCCACCTGCGTGCCCGGGAGTCGCGCCTGCAGAATCCGTTCCTCCAGGTCCTCAGCCTGAACACCGGCGGCCTGGTGATGACCGCGCTGGCCGGACAGTACCTGTCGGTGCTCCTGGCGAGCAACTGGGACTTCCACCGGCTCAGCTGGGGTACGGTCTATGCCGTGGCAGCGCTGTTTGTCGCGTACAACCTGACGAACGTCGCCATCATGGGGGTGGCGATGCTTCTCAAGGGTGAGCCGGTCTGGCCGCATCTGTCGACCTACCTGCGCTACCTCCCCTCTCTCGAAGTGTTCACGATGCCCCTCACCCTGGGGCTGGCGCTCCTGTACGCCGCGGCCGGGATCTGGGGATTCGTCCCGTTGGCGGCCACCATCCTGCTCGCCAGCGGGCTCCTGAAGAAACTCAACCAGGCTCGCAACGAGCTGAGCGAAGCCAACGAGCAGCTCCAGGATCGCTCGCGCGAGCTGCGCATCCTCAACACGATCGGGCGGGAGATCAGCACGAGTCTTGATCCTGAGGTCGTCTTCGCTCAGGTGAGCCGGCACGTGCAGCGGATCCTCGATGCCCCCCACCTGTTCCTGTCCCTGTATCACCGCATCCCGCACGAGTCCTACGTCGAGTACGCGGCCCGGGACGGCGTCGTCCAGCCGCGCCCGGAACGCGCGCTCGGGCAGGGGTTCACGAGCTGGGTCGTCGAGGCGAAGCGGCCGCTCCTGGTGCACGATCTCCTGGTGGACCGGGACTCCATCCCGTGTGCCCCGGTGATTCTCGCTACGAGCATCCGCTCGATCATGTCGACCCCCTTGAT is from Candidatus Dormiibacterota bacterium and encodes:
- a CDS encoding patatin-like phospholipase family protein yields the protein MAPPASGIVLVLGAGGARGVAHAAVLRRLRAANVPIEAIVGCSVGAIVAAMHAAVGMHPDEMLEASRRLDASSLFAFALSRWRVPWLSRAASARAGAIPGYLDRLERASFERLHHGVRRLGILTFDLRSREEVFVVGGPGLPASIGISDAVKASAAIPLLFPPLVSRSGGRTRFLADAGWFTAVPVERAFAPPLCARRVIAVDLSLVVCLRQARRDYWRSLETACGERLLVLRPDVRGRGTMISWPDDPARLIDAGEAAVERALGTIRSWLGAEPALRAGLLD
- the ribE gene encoding 6,7-dimethyl-8-ribityllumazine synthase, giving the protein MRIVEGNLDGKGLRIALVMSRFNDFISERLLEGALDCLRRHGVGDKDMTVVRVPGAFEIPVAARRLALSRKFDAVICLGSVIRGETSHYEQVCAEVARGVASVALEAGLPVTFGVLTTESLHQAIERAGAKGGNKGWDAALAAIEMVSLFRSLE
- the mtnP gene encoding S-methyl-5'-thioadenosine phosphorylase: MNALGVIGGSGLYRMAGLQDRQEKTITTPFGDPSGAYVLGTLGGRDVAFLSRHGAGHRMLPSEINFRANIYGFKSLGIERIVSISAVGSLREEMHPLDVVVPDQFIDMTRHRPSTFFGAGLVAHVSLADPVCPDLGGLLFETAGACGARVHRGGAYLCIEGPQFSTRAESHLFRSFKADVIGMTNAQEVKLAREAEICYATLAMVTDYDCWRPEETPVTVEEVVARLNDNAAMAQAILARLAGRLTADRTCPCASALKNAILTERSRIPRETRERLGLLVGKYLE
- a CDS encoding PfkB family carbohydrate kinase, giving the protein MPLLVIGSVAFDSVKTPYGAADEVLGGSATYCAVAASYFTDVRMVAVVGTDFGEAPMGLLRSRRIDVSGIEVLEGRTFRWSGEYSDDLNERTTLSTHLNVFESFQPRLRPEDADVPNLFLGNIDPDLQSQVLRRTRPRLSACDTMNFWIEGKNEALKRLLVEVDGLIINDSEARLLAGELNTVVAARRLLSLGLRFLVIKRGEYGAALFSEGRYFAVPAYPVERPVDPTGAGDSFAGGFMGHLARSGETGGRGLREAMIYGSVLASFCVEDFSLRRLGALTTAEIDGRAGELRDFLSVDGPSSGRR
- a CDS encoding sensor domain-containing diguanylate cyclase — its product is MSVAGTLAVVDELSRMKEDARKARRFRVYAYALGLCATAVVALNVALAHERIREDLLPVFVFSMFIGFAWYFSFSIFPRASLSISLDMAYLMTAVCVLPQPLPLIVAFGGAVLGCHLRARESRLQNPFLQVLSLNTGGLVMTALAGQYLSVLLASNWDFHRLSWGTVYAVAALFVAYNLTNVAIMGVAMLLKGEPVWPHLSTYLRYLPSLEVFTMPLTLGLALLYAAAGIWGFVPLAATILLASGLLKKLNQARNELSEANEQLQDRSRELRILNTIGREISTSLDPEVVFAQVSRHVQRILDAPHLFLSLYHRIPHESYVEYAARDGVVQPRPERALGQGFTSWVVEAKRPLLVHDLLVDRDSIPCAPVILATSIRSIMSTPLIFNGETIGVLCVESPRPGAYSVDHLSVFTTIAQQAAVALENARNFQMATVDQLTRLYLRDFFFRKLSEEQARARRYGSTFTVLMLDLDSFKEINDRMGHLAGDRYLQKVGEVIRETMRAADIPCRYGGEEFCVLLPETDLDGATRIAERIRTRVSNLEVRIGDGVLRATISVGIAAYPADYPGTIQGFLEKADQALYLAKQSGRDRVISTALKPDRESTHR